From Candidatus Mycalebacterium zealandia:
AAACAGATTGAGGCGCTTTCCGGCTACACGCGATTTCCCGCCCTCGCGCTTGATATGCCTGGGCACGGAGGCTCATCTGGCGAGGCTATGACTTCAATGGAGGATTGCGCCGATTTTGTCTCCGGTTTTTGCCTCCAAGCCGGCATCTTGAACCCGATTCTTATAGGCCATTCAATGGGCGGAAGGATTGCCCAGATAATTGCGCTCGGCGGTGAAGTGAAGCCGCTCGCGTGCATGCTTGTTGCCACGGGGGTGCGCATAAGGGTTTCGCGCTGGTCTCTGAAAACCGTTCGCAATAACTACGAAAATTTCTGCGTGACCGCGGCGCAAAACGCTTTTGCTTCAGGCGCGAACGGGCGGACGAGGGATGTTTTTCTCAGGCGGCTTCTCGCTCAAGCCCCGCAGTCAGTCTATAACGACCTTCTCGCGTGCGACAATTTTGATATTTCAGACTTGGTCGGACGAATAGACGTTCCAACCGTGATTGTGGCGGGAAGCGATGACGTTCTCACCCCCGCAAAGCACACAAACTTTCTGCACTCAAAAATTAAGGGGTCAAAACTTTTCGTCATTGAGGGCGCGGGGCATTTTATGATGATGGAAAAACCGGACGAGTTTAACAAAACCGTCTTTGATTTTCTGAACCTGCTTTGACCGCGCTTTCGCGACCCTCTTTTGAGCTCGGGTTTTGTTTGGTAGAATAAGGGCTTAGAATCTATTTAAGATGAGGAGGACTGAACAATGAAAATTTCTCTTTTGGGAGGTACGGGAGACATAGCCGAAGGGCTTGTTCTGCGGTGGTCAAAAGCCGGCCACGAAATTTTTGTGGGCTCAAGAAATCAGGAAAAAGCCGACACCATTACGGCGGAATACATTGAAAAAATTAAAGCGCTCGGCGTTGAGCCGAAAGTTGTGGGTATGGAGAACGCGCAAGCCGCCGCGAGCTCGGAGGTGGTTGTCATAAGCATTCCGCCCGAATACGCCGCAGACACAATAGCGGGACTGAGTGACAGCATAACGGACCAGATTGTCATCACGCCTGTTGTGCCGATGGCAAAAGAGGGCAAATCATTTCTTTTTGTTCCGCCGTCTCATGGCTCAAGCGCGCTTGAAATAAAAGAGAAACTTCCGCCGTCCGCACGTCTTGTGAGCGCGTATCACAACCTTCCGGCGAAGGGACTCAGCGATGTGGATAAAGACCTTAACGCAGATGTTGTTATCTGCGGCGATGACGAAGAGGCGAAGGCGGTTGTGGCGAAACTCACCGAAGACCTTTCGGGACTTAGAACGCTTGACGCCGGGCCTCTTGAAATTTCACCGATGATAGAGGCGATTACTCCGCTGATTGTCAACCTCAACGTGCGCCACAAAAAACACTTTTCAGTGAAGTTTGTGGACTGATCAACTGGTTGTCCGGACAATTATCTTGCGTTCTCTGGGGCGGTTGTCGAAATCCACGAGAACAATTTGTTGCCATGTTCCAAGCAGCGGGCGCGAGTCCGCGAACGGGACGGAAAATGACGCTCCGAGCAACGCCGCCCTGACATGAGAGTGCCCGTTGCCATCTCCCCATCGCGCGTTGTGCGCGTATTCAATACCTTCGGGCGCAATGCGCTCAAACGCGGCTTTGAAGTCTGCAACGGCGCCGCTTTCAAACTCTATTGTGGTTATTCCCGCCGTTGAGCCGGGCGCGAACACGGTTGCCGTTCCTTCGGAAAAAGGGCACTCCGCCACAATCTCCCCCACTTGCGCGGTGATGTCTATGATGTCCGTGTTGCCTTGCGTGTTGACCGTGAAAGATTTTATTTCAGATGCCATTGCGCTCTCCGTTCCTCCCGTGATTGGGTAATATCTACAATTCTACTCTGAAACGGGAGAACAGTTATGGCGACAAAAAAAGATATTCAAAACACCGAAGCCCTGCTTGCCGAACTTACCGAATCCGACGGCGTTGCGGGTTATGAGCGCGATATTTCCGCTGTTATCAAAAGCCATTTTGACAAACTGGGGCGCGTTTCAAAGGACAGAATGGGCAGTCTGATTTGTGAAGTTGCGGGCAAGTCCGCTTCTCCGAGCATTATGCTTGCCGGACACATGGATGAAATCGGCTTTATGATTCGCGCCGTTACGCCGGACGGATTTTTAAAGTTCACGCCGCTCGGCGGCTGGTGGGATCAGGTGCTTCTTGCCCAGCGCGTAAAAATCAAAACTTCAAAAGGCGAGGTTAACGGTGTGATTGGCGCGAAACCGCCGCACTTGATTCCGCAGGACGAGCGTAATAAAACGGTTCAGAGGAAAAGCATGTATATAGACATCGGCGCATCATCGGAGAAGGATGTTGAGAAAATCGGAGTCAGAGTTGGCGACCCTGTTGTTCCGGTGAGCGAGTTTACAAAACTTGCCAAGGACGGCGTTTATATGGCAAAGGCGTTTGATGACAGAATAGGGTGCGCGGTTGTGATTTCGGCGCTTTCAGCGATTGGCAAGTCGCATCCGGGCACGGTTTACGGCGTTGCGACCGTTCAGGAAGAGGTTGGCGTGCGCGGAGCCACAACCAGCGTGGAAGCGGTTGATCCGGATGCGGCGATTATTCTTGAATCCGACATTTCCGGCGATGTGCCGGGCATAAGCAATGATGAGTCTTCCACAAAACTTGGCGGCGGCCCCTCGCTTCTGCTTTACGACGCAAGAATGATACCGAATCTGAAACTGCGCGACCTTGTTATTGACACGGCGAAAAAGGCGAAAATTCCGCTCCAATTTGCCACAATGGAAGGTGGCGCGACTGACGGCGCGGCAATACACTTGCACAAGCACGGCGTTCCAACTGTGGTTCTCGGCGTTCCCACGCGGCACATACACAGCCACAATTCAATAATTCAACGAAAGGATTTTGAAAACGCGGTCAAACTGCTTGTGGCGGTGGTGAAAAAGTTGGACGAAAAGACGGTGAAAGGGCTTGTGTAGTAGGGTGGTGTTGTTTTAGAATGATGTTTGAAGATTAACGGAAACTGCTGACTGATATGTCTTCTCTAAATACGGCAATTGTTCTCTCCGAGCAAGAAGAGAGCCAAGACTTGATTGCCATACGCCAAGCGAGTGTATGGGCTTCCCGATACCTTAACAAAAATGTAACTACTTCAAATATCTCTTATCTAATTCAATACGGAAGGATTAGCAGATATGGGGAGAACGGCACAACACTTGTGAGCAAGGCGGAACTTGTCCGTTACTACGAGGGGTTTCACGGCAACAGGGAAACGAATTGGAAAGAGAAACTCGGAGATGATTTGAATTGGCTTCTTTCTTTTGACTTTCTGAAAGAGAAAGACACAACGAAACATGTTCATCGGCTCCATCCGTATAAAGGGAAATTTATACCTCAGTTGGTTGAATATTTTCTGGACAGCAATACGGATGAGTTTAAGAGAGAGACCTTTTTTCAGCCCGGAGATATTGTTTTAGACCCGTTTTGTGGAAGTGGAACAACGCTTGTTCAGGCAAACGAACTTGGTATGCACGCGATTGGCATTGATGTTTCGGCTTTTAACGCTTTGATTTCCAATGCGAAAGTGTCAAAGCACAACCTTAACAAACTACAAAAAGAAATTGACGAAATCCGACTCTCTTTTGAACGAAGAATTAAGCGGTCAAAGAATAGAAATTTTGAACAAGAACTTTTGGAAGAGTTAAACATCTTCAATAGCAAGTATTTCCCATCGCCTGATTTTAAGAAAAATGTCAGAACGGGTGAGATCAATGAGAAGGTCTATTGTTTTGAAAAAGAAAAAGAGTTTATGCCGATTTTTGACAAATTGGTTAAGCGGTACCGTCTGCAAATTGAACAGAAGAAAAACAGTCGCTTTTTAGAAAAATGGTTCTTAAAACCTGTCAGGAATGAAATTGAGTTTTTGTTTAAGCAAGTTGGAAAAGTTCAAGACAAACAGATTAGAGCGATTTTAGGGATTGCCCTCAGTCGTACTGTTCGCTCTTGTAGAGCAACAACGCATGCAGATTTGGCGACACTGAAAAGTCCCGTAACAAAACCTTACTATTGCAGAAAACACGGCAAAATTTGCAAGCCGTTGTTTTCTGTCAATTCTTGGTGGAATAGATACAGCGAGGATACAGTAAACAGACTGAAAGAATTTGAAGATTTGCGCACGCAAACCAGCCAAATTTGTTTGCAAGGAGATTCAAGAAAACTCAACTTGGCAAGCACTTTGTCAAAACGGAGAAAACATCTCGCCGAGCGGGTAAAAAAAGATGGAGTAAAGGGTATATTCACAAGTCCGCCTTATGTTGGTTTAATTGACTACCACGAACAACACGCTTACGCATACGACCTTTTTGCTTACGACAGAAATGACGGACTTGAAATAGGTCCTTTGTCGAAAGGGCAGGGGGCATTAGCAAGACAAAGTTATATTGAATCAATCGCGGAAGTTTTGTGTAACTGTAGAAAATATCTTGTTGATGATTTTAATGTTTTTATCGTTGCAAATGATAAATACAATTTGTATCCGTCAATCGCCGGACTTGCTGATATGCAAATAGTAAAAAGGTATAAACGCCCCGTTCTTAACCGGACAGAGAAGGATAAGGCGGCGTATTCGGAAATCATTTTTCATTTAAAGAGTGTTGAATAAATGAGTTTATCTGAAGAGAAAAAAGAAGAAATCAAAACTCTTATAAGTGAGATAATTGAAAAGAAATTAGAGAAATATAGCCCAGAGTCTTCATACATGCCTTTTTTAACGTGTCTATTGCAAGATAGTAAAAGAGTGGCTTCTTATTCTTTTACTCATTCTCTAGCAACATCTCTCGGAACATCTTTTTATGAGCAAGTCTCAACAATCATTCTTAACAACTGTTGCGATGAAGTTTGTCGTCAATATCCCATAAAGGGTGATATTTCTAAGTCTCAAAAGACAGAAATTGATAGTATTGTGACAGGATTAGGTAATGGGCAGAGAACTCCTAACATAGAGAAAGAAACTAATGAAGTCCTTCGAGTACAATCTACAAACGGCAACCCCCAAGACGATGGAAGAATTGCAGATTTGTATATGAAACGGGATGGTGAAGAACATTTTTTTGAAATTAAAACTGCAAAGCCAAATAAGGGAGGATTTAAGTCCTTCAAAATCCAATTACTTGAGTGGGTTGCAAGAAAGCAGAAAAAAGTCAAAGTTTATCTTGCTATTCCATATAACCCTTATCATCCAAAGCCCTACGAACGTTTTACGATGAAAAAGTATTTTAAACTTGGTGAAGATGCTTTGGTAGGTGAACAATACTGGACATTTATTGGAGGTGAAGGCACATATGAAGATTTATTGGAAGTTTTTGACGAGATTGGAAAATTTTACAAGAAAAAAATATCAGTCAAACTCAAAGAAGTTTCACGAGTTAATGTAATTTCTTAGTTCGATTTTCCGATGTCGATCCGATAGCGTGCTAGATGGAATTGTCTCCAATCCGAATTGCGATGTTTACTATCTGCGTTTCTGTTAAGGATAGGGTCGGGGATTATCTGTTTTCTTCTTGGATCATTATCTGCTTGTCAATAGGAATGTTAAACAGGCCTGCTATACTGTGAATTTCCCTAGATGTGACCGGATGCATTTCAATATAATCTCTTATAAAATCTGTTAATATCCTAGTGGCAAACGGATTGTTAGAAAATATTTTTTTCATTTTCTTTATTTCCTCGAAATCCAGTCTTTTTTCAAACCATTGATGGATAAAAAAGTTTATCAGTTTTGAGGCCGGGGTGTTGAGTTTTCCATTGACTCTATCTGCAATTGAGAGAACATTTTCTGATCCAAGTGAAAGAGAAATTTTTTTCATGAATCCAAAAGTCACAACATAGCCGAGATAAGCCATGAGTCTTGCAAGTATTTCCTTTTCAGACTGTGTTTTGTTCTTCTTTTTGAGTTTTGCAATTTCTTCTGCTAATAGGTCTATATCTGTTTCTGCAAGTAGATTATGAAAGTTTCCCAGCATTCTCAACCCTAGGTTTTGTCCTTCTGTGAATATCTGTATTTGTTTTGTAGTTTGCAGAGAGCCATATCTATTTCTTAATATTTGCCCCAGTATTTCTATTGTTTTAATTCCCTGATGTAGTTTAGATGCTGTGTCTGCAGCATCTTCTTCACCACTATCTTTTTCACAATCTTCTTTTCTTTCTTTTTCATCTTTCGTTTCCCATCTTCTTTCCCTCTCCTCTTTATAATTGGCAGATTCGAGTTGAGGTGTTTTAAATGACTCTATTACATCTTGTATGAAAGAAACGCTTTCTTTGTTAAGGCTGGCAGGCGGTTCATTTTCGTACAAACTAAGTGCTGTTAATATTATCTCATCTAAAACTGAGTCTTCTTTGCTATGATGTGAGACAAAAACCATTATGTTTGCATAATCTTTATTGTGTAATTTAGAGCAAAGATGAGTGATTGTACATTTTATTTTTTTATCCGATATGTTTTCTGCCAAATATTTTGATACAAAGTAATAGTATATGTATTCGTATTTGAAACAGTATTGTCCTGAATTATCAATAGAAAGTAATTTCCCTTTTTTCAATTTGTCAATTATTTCTATAAAGGATGTTTTTGTTGGAGGGAATTTTTCAGAATAAGATTGGTTGAATGATTCAAGGATTTGTTTTGATATTGTTTTATTTTGTTGACGGAAAATAAAATAAGAAAGCTCTGTTAGATAGTTCAAGTACAAATCTATTTTTTGTTGAGGAATTTTAGCTGTTTGATTCAGGCAACCAAATACTAAAAACTGATAATAATGTCCATATGAAGTCAAGTTGAGTTCCTGATGTGAAGTACCAATTTCTTTCATTCGGAGTATTAGAATGATAAAAAGTGGGCGTGCAGGAATTATTGTTTTGCCTAGAATTGAGTCGATGTTGGTTTTGTATATGTCAGATTGTTTTATAAACTCACTGTTGGATTCGTATTCTTGATTCTCTCCAATTAGTAGCCATTTTTCTATAAGTTGCGCTCTTAATCTATGTCCAAACGGCTTGATTTGGTAGTGTTCAAACTTTGATATTTCTTTGCTCGTCTTGAGCTGGTGTTCGGCTATGTTATAAGTATTATTTATGGATATTATTAGACCGTATGATTTTTCATCTATTTGTTGCAAGATTTGATCGCGACTTTCTTGATCTATTTTTGCAAGGTGCCAATCGTCAATAATGATTAATTTTCCTCTGTTGTCTTCTGTAAAGTTTGAAAATGTCTTTCCTATGTATTGATGTGTGAAACATTCGCTAATTATTTTATCAATATTCGTGTTTTTAATGTCTTTTCCTTTTATGAATATAGGAAGAGTATTAAGGTTGTGTAAATCTTGAAATAGTGTTTTTAGTAGAGATGTTTTTCCAATTTGTTCTTCTCCTTCTAGTGCGATTTTCATTTTTGAACAATTTTCTACTTCAATCAATTTCCTGGATGATATTGAAGATGTTGTTTCTTGATTTTGTTTGTGTGAAATATAGTCCTCAACCGACGGATACACAAATAAGTCATTTAAATTTATTTCTTCTTTTTTGGGATGGGTTATACCAACACCAATATCGTTGATGAATTCATTTTTAAAAGACTCATTGATTGTGAAACATGACTCATCTTCTATGTCAAAAACAGCCCTTTCTATCCCACATCTTATGTCTTCCCAAGCTTCATCTGTGTTTTCCCATGTATTAATAGCTTGACCATCTTTGGGTAGTGCAAGGGGTATTTTTAATTTCGGCTCATTTTTCCAATCGCAAGGTCGTAGAATTATAGGAATTAATTTTTTCTTGTTTGTGTTCTCTTTTGCTAGGTTGAAGGATTCTTCCAATTCTTTGATGCATTCTTCAGAATCAAGAAAATCAGGACTGACGAGAAATAAAATAATATCAGAGTTTACTATATTTTCTTTAATTTTTTCAGAAATGTTGCTACCAGGAACTATTTTTCTGTCATGCCAACTATCTATCATTCCCTTTCTTTTCATAGTGGCAAGCCTTTTTTCAAGTTCTTTGCTATATTGCTCGTCTTTGTGGCAGTAACTATGGAATAGTTTTTTAGGATTGCTTTTTTGATCTATACTAGGACTATTCATATCTAAATACACTTCTTCATTTTTTCTTCCCAAACGGGTCTTTCTTTTCAGGATGCCAAAGTTTGAAATGGTCTTTATGTAAATCCGTATAAGCCCCCGGCGGGTAGAACTTGTCGTAGAAATCCAAATCAAGATGGTGCGCCTGAACCATAAACCGCAAAAACATCGGGTCTGAAAACGCGGGGAAGCGTCCGTATGTTTCGTAAATATAGTTGCAGATGTCTTTCACAACCGCGATTTCATCTTTGCCCGGGCGCGGGGTTTGGTCATAAACTCCCTGCGGGTTTGTGTAGGGCATGTTTTTCTTTTCCCAGTTGCTCCATTTCATGTCGTTGAATGCTTCAACCGCTTCGCCCATGTCCTTGTAATACGGTGGGCAAAAGCCGTGAAAAAGCCCGTCTTTGCCGACCGCCACCGGATTTGGGTTTGCCGTTTCGCCTTTCGGTTCGGGGGTTGTGAAAGTGAAGCCCAGTCCTTCAAAATCGTCCGACATCCCAAGAACAAACGGGCTCGCGAACCCGCTGAAAAGCCAGCCGCCGAGACCCAAAGTCTGCAGAGTCAGAACCATGTTCTGCCCCATAAACGCCTGCTCGGCGATGAACCCGTTGGCGAAACGCAGTTCGGCTTCAATGAGCGGCATTGTTTTGTCTTTGTCTATGAAGCCGTTTTTTATCCATTTTTCGGTTCCGGGCGGCTTCATTGCGCGCAACTCATCGGCGAAATTGAACCTGTGCCCCTCGCGCATATAGAAGAAATAAAGGTTGATTATGCACGAAGTCAGGTCGGTTACGGGCATAAAAACCGTTGTTCCGGGTTTATTCACATTCCACAGGTTGTGAACGGCAAGTCCCGGAGGTCTGTCGGGAATATCGGCTCTGCCATCTCCGATTTTGACTTTTGACTCCCTGAACAGACGGACAATTTCATCAACCCTTTTTTCAAGCGGCATAGCTTCCAGCCCCTTAAAATCTTCGGCTTTTTTGTCGTGCATCTTTATCATGTATGAGCCGTCATCATTTGTGTAAAACAGCTCCGTTCTGTGCACGTCTCCCAGCGCGGGAATGGTTTTACTTGTGAACTGGACTTCAAGATCAAGCCCCATATGAGGTGGAAAATCGGACAGGTTTATGTTTTTTATTCCAAGCCCCGTCCAGATGATTATGGCTTCCTCAAGTTCGGAAAGGGGCTCCGGTTTATGCCCGGATTTATACTCAAGCGGCCCCTCGGAGATTTCCATTCCCAACCCGAACCGCCGCGAGCGTCTCTCAAACACGGTGTCAAAAAAGCCGTGCCTTATCGCTTTTTTCAAGCCGTCCGGATACTTACCCATTGCGCCTCAAAGTGTATAGGAAAAACCCTCAGGTCAAAAACGCGCCGCGCCCGTGATAGATTATTTTCCGTGCCACCGATACCGATATTGAAAAATATGGAGCGCCACGGAGGAAAATCCGCGCTCACGGATTCAGATGGCGAGCATTCCCACTCCGAACTTCTGGAGATGTCCGCGCAAGCGGCGGGAGCGTTCCTGCGGTTTTGCGGCACAGACGACCTGAGCGAGCGGCGGGTGGCGTTTATGTTGCCCAAAAGCGCCGGGTATGCGGCTCTCAAACTTGGAATATGGCGGGCGGGCGGGGTTTGTGTTCCGCTTTGCGTCTCCCATCCGCCGGCGGAGATAGCATATGTGGTTGATGACTCCGCTCCGTCTCTGGTTGTGTGCCATCCCTCTTTCAGGGAGAAAATTGAACCAATCTGTTCTGAAAAAGGCGTTGTTTTCGCTCTGAGCGATGAGTTTTTTCAGTTTCCTTCCGCACGCGCATTTCCTGATTTTCCTTTGTCGCGCCGCGCCATGATGATATACACAAGCGGAACAACGAGCCGCCCAAAGGGCGTTGTAACGACCCACTCAAACATTGACGCTCAGATAAACGCGATGCTCCAAGCATGGGAATGGACTGACGCTGACAGGGTTTTGAATGTTCTGCCGCTTCACCATCTTCACGGCATACTGAATCTGTTGCTGTGTCCGCTCAGCGCCGGAGCTTTGTGCGAAATGGCGGATTTTGACCCGGGCGCGGTCTGGGAGCGATTTCGGCGCGGGGGGATAACGGTTTTTATGGCGGTACCGACCGTTTACGCTAAACTGGCGCAGTTCTGGGAAAACGCGCCTGCGGACGACCGAAAAGATATGAGCCGGGCGTGCGCGGCGATGCGGCTTATGGTTTCCGGCTCTGCGGCTCTTACGGTCAGGCTTTCCCTCAAGTGGCGTGACATAAGCGGGCACACGCTTCTTGAGCGCTACGGAATGACCGAAACGGGAATGATTCTTTCAAACCCTCTCAAAGGGAAAAGAAAGCCCGGCTTTGTCGGCAAACCCATGCCCGGCGTGCGCGCGAAGCTTTTCACCCCGGAGGGCGCCCCCGCGCACCCCGGAGAACAGGGCGAGGTACGGGTGAAGGGCGCGGGCGTTTTCCTTGAGTATTGGAACAATTCCCGGGCAACCCGGGGCGCATTTTTAGATGGCTGGTTCAAAACGGGCGACATGGCTGCACTTGATTCCGAAGGTGATTTTCAGATGTTTGGCAGAGAGTCCGTGGACATAATCAAATCTGGAGGCTACAAGATTTCCGCGCTTGAAGTGGAGAGGGAAATTCTTGAAAAAAACGGGGTTGCCGCCTGCGCGGTTGTTGGAGTCGAAGATGGGGTCTGGGGGCAGAGAGTCGCCGCCGTGGTTGCGCTTGAAAACGGCAAATCCCTTTCTTTGACAGAGTTAAAACAGTGGCTTGAGCCGCGCCTCGCACCTTATAAAATTCCCTCTCTGCTTGAAAATGTTGACGAACTTCCCGTGAACGCTCTGGGAAAGGTTCAAAAGCCCGAACTTGTGAAAATCTGGGAGGGAGAGATTTGAGCGTCATAGACCCCGCGCGGCATTTTGACCGCGACAGGGCGGAGGGCTATGACCGCAGGGTGCGCTATCTGATTCCCGGCTACTCCGTTATTCACGAGTTGTCCAAATCTCTTCTTGAAAGTTGTCTGTCCGCGCGGGCGAAAATTCTTGTTGCCGGCGCCGGCACGGGAAATGAGGCGGTTTTCCTCGCCGAGGACAATCCCGATTGGGAAATCACCGGCTTTGACCCTGCTCCGGAGATGATAAAAATCGCCAGATTAAAGGTTAGCGAGAAAGGGCTCGGCGGACGAATTTCTCTGGTTGAGGGATTTGCACCGGATTTAAAAAGTAAGGCGCTTTTTGATGCGGCGACCGCGATACTGGTTATGCACTTTCTGCCCGATGACGGTTCAAAAGATCAATTCGCGCGCGAAATATCAAAACGGCTCAAGCCCGGAGCAAAGTTTATTCTCACCGATCTTGAAGGGGATACGAAGAGCGAAAACTTCCGGTTGCTTGTGTCAGCGTGGAAACGGCATCTGCTCCGCATTGTGCAAGACCCCGAGAAGGTTGAGGAAACCTTTGAAAACATAATGAAAAACGTGAAGTTCCGCCCCGAAAGTAGAATCAGGGAAATACTTGAGAACGCAGGATTTGAGAAGATTGACAAGTTTTGCCAGAGCTGTCTGGCGGGTGGTTATATTGCGGTTAAATCCGCGGATTGAGTATGATTCTCAAATGAATTCTCTCGAACAAAAACTCAAAACAATGGGTTTTACATTGCCGCCCGCGCCCGCACCGGCGGGTTCGTATGTTCCGAGCACGCGTTCCGGCAACCTCATATTTGTTTCCGGGCAATTGCCGCTCAAAGACGGAAAACTGCTGTTTGAAGGGAAAGTTGGCGGTGGGGTTTCGGTTGAGCAGGCAAAAGAGTGCGCGCGCATTTGTGCGATAAACGCTCTGGCGGTTTTAAGCGTGAGCGACGGACTTGAAGCGGTGGAGCGGATAGTCAAGGTTACCGGATATGTCGCTTCGGTGGATGGATTTACCGGTCAGGCGGATGTTGTGAACGGCGCTTCTGATTTTTTCAGCGAGGTTTTCGGCAGAAAGGGCGGACATTCAAGGTCGGCGGTCGGCGTCTCCGAACTTCCTCTCGGCGCGCCCGTTGAGATTGAAGTGATAGCCGAAACTTCCGCGCCTGCGTCTTCAGAATGAAAAGAAAAATTTCCCTCTGGACTGACTGCCTTGCCGGTTCGGTTGAATCCGCGCAAATTGAAGATTTCTTGAAAAGCAGGTTGGGCGGCTTCGGTTTTGAGACACAGATGCGCGGCGAGTTGTTTGAGCAACTTTCCGAAGACCGCCGGAGGGACTTTGCGCTTTTTCTCGCGTCCATACGGATAAAGGATTTTGAAACACCGCTTGAAAGCCCGGCCGTTTGCCCGAGCGCCGAGAGCGAACTTGAGTTTTCAAAACTCCGGTCGCGCAAGACCGATTCCGATTGTGTCTATGAAGGTTTTTGGTTTCAGAGAAAACTTCACTCCGAAATTGCCCGTTTGCGTTCTCTGGACGCCGTGGCCAACCTTGTTTTTACGGGTCGGCTTTTGTGCACATGGGAACAAAGGCGTTACCACGCGCGGGTGGTTTTAATGGGTGCGGATGCGGGCACTGCACAGGTCATTTCGTCCGCAGGTGTTGTTGAGGGTCCGTCAAAACCGCCTGATTACTACTGGGCGAAAGGACGTCTTTTTCAGCAGGGATTCGCTCAAGACAGGAAAAATGAGACGCTCGCGGCTCTTGATGAAACATTTAAGGGCAAGTTCATCAAACCATCAGACCCTCTGATGGGACGGGTGGTAGCAGCTTACGGGCTGCAACCGCTTATGTATGTTATTGCGGGGAAACGGTTTTGTGAAAATCCCGATTGCTGCCTTTTTAATTCGCACCGGCAGTCCGAGGTTCTGAACGCTCAGAAAAAAGGCGGGGTTTGTCCGCAGTGCGCTGTTGTGCTTGCGCCGTAGCGGTTTCAGGATTCCATTTTTTTCAGGGTTTCGATCGCCACTCGCGCGGCTTTC
This genomic window contains:
- a CDS encoding RidA family protein, whose product is MNSLEQKLKTMGFTLPPAPAPAGSYVPSTRSGNLIFVSGQLPLKDGKLLFEGKVGGGVSVEQAKECARICAINALAVLSVSDGLEAVERIVKVTGYVASVDGFTGQADVVNGASDFFSEVFGRKGGHSRSAVGVSELPLGAPVEIEVIAETSAPASSE
- a CDS encoding AMP-binding protein, translating into MERHGGKSALTDSDGEHSHSELLEMSAQAAGAFLRFCGTDDLSERRVAFMLPKSAGYAALKLGIWRAGGVCVPLCVSHPPAEIAYVVDDSAPSLVVCHPSFREKIEPICSEKGVVFALSDEFFQFPSARAFPDFPLSRRAMMIYTSGTTSRPKGVVTTHSNIDAQINAMLQAWEWTDADRVLNVLPLHHLHGILNLLLCPLSAGALCEMADFDPGAVWERFRRGGITVFMAVPTVYAKLAQFWENAPADDRKDMSRACAAMRLMVSGSAALTVRLSLKWRDISGHTLLERYGMTETGMILSNPLKGKRKPGFVGKPMPGVRAKLFTPEGAPAHPGEQGEVRVKGAGVFLEYWNNSRATRGAFLDGWFKTGDMAALDSEGDFQMFGRESVDIIKSGGYKISALEVEREILEKNGVAACAVVGVEDGVWGQRVAAVVALENGKSLSLTELKQWLEPRLAPYKIPSLLENVDELPVNALGKVQKPELVKIWEGEI
- a CDS encoding methyltransferase domain-containing protein produces the protein MGGRDLSVIDPARHFDRDRAEGYDRRVRYLIPGYSVIHELSKSLLESCLSARAKILVAGAGTGNEAVFLAEDNPDWEITGFDPAPEMIKIARLKVSEKGLGGRISLVEGFAPDLKSKALFDAATAILVMHFLPDDGSKDQFAREISKRLKPGAKFILTDLEGDTKSENFRLLVSAWKRHLLRIVQDPEKVEETFENIMKNVKFRPESRIREILENAGFEKIDKFCQSCLAGGYIAVKSAD